The Candidatus Sericytochromatia bacterium nucleotide sequence GTGGCGGTCTCGTTCAAGGCGGATGTGGCCCCGGTGCTCAGCCGCTCATGCGCCGGATGCCACTCGGCTGGTGGCTCCGCTGCCGGCAGCTGGACGGCGTTCGATGCCGCGGGGCAGGCCAGTCACGCGGGGGTCACGGGTCAGCTGGCGCGGGTGATCAGCAACGTCTCGACCGGTCGCATGCCCAAGGGGGCTGCGCCGAAGCTCTCCCCCGCAGAGGTGGACACGCTCAAGCGTTGGGAAGCCGCCGGCGCCCCGAACAATTGAGCGCATCGTGATGAGGTCACGCGGTCTGGCGATCGCCGGCTGGACGGCGGCCCTGCTGGCGGCCGGGCTGCACGGCGTCAGCCTGTCTCGCCGCATGCCGCTGGATGGGCTCCAGCTGGGCCTGCTCGCGCTGGCGTTCGCGCTGACGGCGCTGGCTTTTGTCGGGCTGGTGCTGGCCTTGCAGCGCGAGGTGCTGGCGGGCGAGGCCCTGAGCGTGGCGATCGGCGATCGCCTGCCGCGCTGGGGCCGCTGGCTGCTCGGGCTGGGCTTCGTCTACGTGGCGCTGCACCTGCTGGATGGCGTGCGCGGCAGTGGCGAGGGCTTCTCGTTCGACCGCACCTTCACGGCCGTGCTGGCCTGGCAGGCCCTGGCCACGGCGCTCTTCCACACCGGCGTGCGGGGTCGCTAGCGCGCGCTCCAGAGGTACTTGCCCATCCGCAGCGGCAGGCTCCAGGCGCGCGGCAGGCGGTCGAGGCGCTGCTGCAGCGCCTGCCGCAGGCGCAGCCCGGGCGCGGCCGCCAGTCGCTCTCGTTCGGCCTCGGCATAGGCTTGCCAGGCCTGGTCCGACCATTCGGTCAGTGCCGCGCGATCCGGGCTCGGCTGGTGCGCCAGCCGGCTGAACAGCCCCTGCCAGAAGGTCTGCGAGGCCTCGGGCCAATCCGGCCAGCGCGCGGCCGTTTCCAGCGCCCCCTGTTGCAGGCGGCCCAGCAGGGCGGGGTCTTCCTGCAGGCGCCGCACGGCGGCCACCACGCCCGCCTCGTCGTGGCAGGGCAGCACCAGGGCGTTGTGCTCGGGCACGATGTATTCCTCGTGGCCGGTCACCTGGTAGACGACGGCCGTGCCGCCGCAGTGGAACATCTCCAGCGGCGGGCCGAACATGCCCTCCACCAGGCTCAGTTTCACGAGCACGTCGCAGGCCCGGTAAATGGGCGCGACCGCCGCGATCGGCACGCGCGAAAACAGGCGCGCCACGCCCGGGAAGGCGGGCAGGTCGCTGGCGGTGAGCAGCCAGGTTTCCGCGACCCTGGCCTGGCGCATGAGCGCCAGCGTGCGCCCGACGTTCTTGAAGGGCACGCCGAAGGGGCCTTCCACCAGCACGCGCAGCCGGCCGGGCGGCAGGCGCGGCGCGGCGCTCGGCCCCTCGGGCCGGTACAGGTCCTTGCGCACCCCGTTCGGCGCCAGGGCCAGCGGCTGGTTGTGCTGCCTGGCCAGGTGGGCTTGGATCCAGCTGGCTTCGGTGATGCCGGGCAGGCCCCAGTCGTAAGTGGCCTCCACCAGCCGGCGCAGCGGCCGCTCCTCCGGGGGGTAGAAGCGCGACTCGATCGACTGGACGAAATAGGCATAGCGCTTGGCCGGGATGCGATGCAGCTCCAGCGCGGTCTTCCACCAGGTGGCGATCGCCAGGTCGAACTGGGTCTCGGCCAGCGCCGCGAGCGGGAACAGCGGCAATTGCCGCAAGGCCGGGTGCCAGTC carries:
- a CDS encoding glycosyltransferase, which encodes MRIAFFIGSIDISGGTYVILQHALAAVAEGHSVTLVALLPYTPAMRDWHPALRQLPLFPLAALAETQFDLAIATWWKTALELHRIPAKRYAYFVQSIESRFYPPEERPLRRLVEATYDWGLPGITEASWIQAHLARQHNQPLALAPNGVRKDLYRPEGPSAAPRLPPGRLRVLVEGPFGVPFKNVGRTLALMRQARVAETWLLTASDLPAFPGVARLFSRVPIAAVAPIYRACDVLVKLSLVEGMFGPPLEMFHCGGTAVVYQVTGHEEYIVPEHNALVLPCHDEAGVVAAVRRLQEDPALLGRLQQGALETAARWPDWPEASQTFWQGLFSRLAHQPSPDRAALTEWSDQAWQAYAEAERERLAAAPGLRLRQALQQRLDRLPRAWSLPLRMGKYLWSAR